GATCGAGATCGTCGGCGACCTCGAAGCCGCCGGGCAGAACTGGAACTTTGAAGGCCCCTTTAAAAACATGACCTTCGCCTCAAAAATGCAGCACCAGATTTATTGGGGCGGACTCAAAAACGCCGTCGAGTGGTCGCTCAAAACCTGGATGGCGCCCTGGGCGTACATCGCCAGCGTGGTCTATCACGATATGTATTGGTATCCGCGCTTTGGCACCAGCCGCGTCCAGGAAGCGCTACGCAGCGATTGGGGACGCCTCTTTCACAATTGGGAGAACCTCAAGGCGGACGAAAAGGGCTACCCCGAAGTGGGCGAAGCGCCGTCGAAGTTTGTGTTAGGCACGGCAGGCGTTTTGGCGAAGGGGGTCCGCATTTTGGGCGAGTGCATCAAAGAAGCGCCAGAAGTTTCGTCGCGCAAACGCCGCGCCGAGCGCGAGGCCTCAGCCAAAAACGCGTAATGCGCATCATGCGCCAGGCAGGGTTGCCTGGATGCGCTCAAAAATGCCGTCGGCGTGGCAGCGGCTGTTTTCAATAAACCAGCGGTTGGTTTGCATCCCCCCGCACACCACACCAGCGAGAAATACGCCCGGGCGATTGGTCTCATACGTTACCGGATCGTGAACCGGCGTCTGCATGGGATCATCGCCGATGGCAATGCCGATCCGCCGCATGAAATCATAATTGGGTTCATAGCCCGTCATGGCTAACACAAAATCGTTTTCGATTTCCGTCAGCGTCCCGTCCTGATGTTTGAGTACCACCGAATCCGGTTTAATTTCTTGGACGACCGTATTGAAGTAGCCTTTGATCTCGCCCAATTCGATGCGGTTTTCAATATCGGGTTTGATCCAGTATTTCACGCCGGGTTTGATGCCGTCGCCGCGCACCGCCAATGTGACCTCTGCGCTGTGCCGCCAACATTCCAACGCCGTCTGGGTCGCGGAGTTTCCATTGCCGACCACCAACACCTTTTGAAAGACGTACGGGTGCGGCTCCTTATAAAAGTGAACGACCTTCGCCAATTCTTCGCCGGGAACATTGAGCATTTGGGGTTTTTCAAAAAAGCCCGCCGCAACAATGACCTTGGCGGCTTGATAGGCGCCTTTGGGCGTCGTGAGTTCAAACTGCCCGTCTTCGCCCTTGATGTTCGCGACTTCTTCATACAAATGAATGCGTAATTTCTGGGTTTCGGCGACGCGGCGATAATATTCAAGCGCCTCCCAGCGGACGGGCTTTTCGTC
The sequence above is a segment of the Candidatus Hinthialibacter antarcticus genome. Coding sequences within it:
- a CDS encoding YpdA family putative bacillithiol disulfide reductase; translated protein: MSAPRYDIAIVGAGPIGLACALEAKARGLSHCIFDKGCLANSIYHYPTSMRFFSTPDLLEIGGLPFTCRDEKPVRWEALEYYRRVAETQKLRIHLYEEVANIKGEDGQFELTTPKGAYQAAKVIVAAGFFEKPQMLNVPGEELAKVVHFYKEPHPYVFQKVLVVGNGNSATQTALECWRHSAEVTLAVRGDGIKPGVKYWIKPDIENRIELGEIKGYFNTVVQEIKPDSVVLKHQDGTLTEIENDFVLAMTGYEPNYDFMRRIGIAIGDDPMQTPVHDPVTYETNRPGVFLAGVVCGGMQTNRWFIENSRCHADGIFERIQATLPGA